The following proteins come from a genomic window of Notamacropus eugenii isolate mMacEug1 chromosome X, mMacEug1.pri_v2, whole genome shotgun sequence:
- the LOC140516323 gene encoding olfactory receptor 5AR1-like: MEDGNVTTVSEFVFWGISEDPEQQKLLVGPFLLMYTVTLVGNLGLIFLIKIYPKLHTPMYFFLSHLSFLDSCYSSVTAPRILRDLLSENKVISWSGCMTQLGLFIVLASAELYLLASMAYDRYIAICNPLLYPVLMSSRACTSLVVVCYTVGIINSLTVTSSISKLSFCRANMVKSFFCDIRPLLALSCSDTQVCNVLVFAFGAFIQMSSLLVIVVSYTFIVIAIMRIRLAEGKRKAFSTCASHMTTVSLFYGTLIFIYLRPSSNSAPNQDQVVSIFYTMVIPMLNPVIYSLRNQEVKQALKKILYKGQVIQA; the protein is encoded by the coding sequence ATGGAAGATGGCAATGTAACCACCGTGAGTGAGTTTGTATTTTGGGGGATTTCAGAAGACCCTGAGCAGCAGAAACTCCTGGTTGGTCCCTTCTTGCTCATGTACACTGTGACCCTGGTTGGCAACCTGGGCCTCATCTTTCTCATTAAGATCTACCCCAAGCTCCACACCCCAATGTATTTCTTTCTTAGTCACCTTTCCTTCCTTGATTCCTGTTACTCTTCAGTCACAGCCCCCAGAATTCTGAGGGATTTGCTGTCAGAGAACAAAGTTATTTCTTGGTCTGGATGTATGACTCAGTTGGGCTTGTTCATCGTCTTGGCCTCAGCAGAACTTTACCTCTTGGCATCCATGGCTTATGACCGCTATATTGCCATCTGTAACCCATTGCTTTACCCAGTGCTCATGTCCTCTAGGGCCTGTACTTCCCTTGTGGTTGTTTGCTATACTGTTGGGATCATCAATTCCCTGACAGTAACGAGCTCCATCTCAAAGCTCTCCTTCTGCAGGGCCAACATGGTCAAGAGTTTCTTCTGTGACATCCGTCCGCTGCTGGCTCTGTCCTGCTCTGACACCCAGGTCTGTAATGTCCTGGTATTTGCCTTTGGGGCCTTTATCCAGATGAGCTCACTACTTGTGATTGTGGTCTCCTACACATTCATCGTCATTGCCATTATGAGGATCCGTCTAGCTGAAGGCAAACGCAAAGCTTTTTCCACCTGTGCCTCCCATATGACTACTGTTAGCCTGTTCTATGGGACACTTATATTCATCTACTTACGGCCCAGTTCCAACTCTGCCCCAAATCAGGACCAAGTGGTCTCCATCTTTTACACAATGGTCATACCCATGTTGAACCCTGTTATCTATAGTCTGAGGAACCAGGAAGTGAAACAGGCACTGAAGAAGATCCTTTATAAGGGCCAAGTTATCCAGGCATAA